From the genome of Dickeya aquatica, one region includes:
- a CDS encoding LysM-like peptidoglycan-binding domain-containing protein translates to MGRIAPRRKQSTWNHHMLWQSCQNWWHQWRGNTVIPVESQGNTEDDSLDDGISGAQDTLTTASPPPRRRVRPLPSWLNTLWHMPDNFSWMDPLPYFHRRCIFIVLGLLLLVLLWPGPAPAPAIPRLVDVPLSQHAPIQAQLVSPVDTPTQPPPPAPEANWHTYQIASGQTLAQLFRDNNLPVNDVFAMAQVEGQGKPLSNLRTGQSIRLQRNAQGIVTQLATDTPDGKPVLFARQQDGSFIRVH, encoded by the coding sequence ATGGGCAGAATCGCGCCCAGGAGAAAGCAATCCACCTGGAATCATCACATGCTGTGGCAATCGTGCCAGAACTGGTGGCATCAATGGCGCGGAAACACCGTGATTCCCGTTGAATCGCAAGGCAATACAGAGGATGACAGTCTCGATGATGGCATCAGCGGTGCGCAAGATACGCTGACAACAGCATCCCCGCCACCACGCCGCCGCGTTCGCCCATTGCCATCCTGGCTGAACACACTGTGGCATATGCCAGATAATTTCAGTTGGATGGATCCACTGCCTTATTTCCACCGCCGTTGTATTTTCATTGTGTTGGGTTTGTTGCTGCTGGTGCTACTCTGGCCAGGCCCGGCTCCCGCACCGGCCATTCCCCGTCTGGTGGATGTGCCTTTGTCACAACACGCGCCGATACAAGCGCAACTGGTGTCCCCTGTGGACACCCCCACTCAACCGCCGCCCCCGGCACCTGAGGCTAACTGGCATACCTATCAAATTGCCTCAGGGCAAACGCTGGCACAGCTCTTTCGTGATAACAATCTTCCGGTCAACGATGTGTTTGCCATGGCACAGGTCGAAGGGCAAGGTAAACCACTCAGTAATTTACGCACCGGGCAAAGCATCCGGCTCCAGCGCAACGCGCAGGGAATAGTCACTCAACTGGCAACCGACACCCCGGATGGCAAGCCAGTGCTCTTCGCCCGCCAGCAAGATGGCTCCTTTATTCGCGTACACTAA
- the ytfE gene encoding iron-sulfur cluster repair protein YtfE, translated as MQYRDQSLGELAITLPRATALFREFNLDFCCAGKQTLQYAANKQSLDIEMLEARLAELAGEPSTARNWQQSPLSDMISHIISRFHDRHRTQLPELIQMAEKVERVHHDKPGCPRGLASQLMLIHDELTQHMMKEERILFPMIKSGMGAQAGGPISVMEHEHDDAGQQLERVKELTNNVTPPEKACTTWRALYAGINEFIDDLMEHIHLENNQLFPRALRGE; from the coding sequence ATGCAATACCGTGACCAATCGCTAGGCGAACTGGCTATTACCCTTCCGCGCGCTACCGCGCTGTTCCGTGAGTTTAATCTTGATTTCTGTTGCGCAGGCAAACAGACGCTGCAATACGCCGCTAACAAGCAGTCACTGGATATCGAGATGCTGGAAGCTCGCCTGGCAGAGCTCGCCGGTGAGCCGTCAACCGCCCGGAACTGGCAACAGTCTCCATTAAGCGACATGATTTCGCATATCATCAGCCGCTTTCATGACCGCCACCGCACACAATTGCCGGAACTTATCCAAATGGCCGAAAAAGTCGAGCGGGTTCATCATGATAAGCCCGGTTGCCCGCGAGGTCTGGCATCACAGCTGATGCTTATCCATGATGAGCTGACTCAGCATATGATGAAAGAAGAGCGCATCCTGTTTCCGATGATCAAATCCGGCATGGGGGCTCAGGCAGGCGGGCCTATCTCGGTGATGGAGCATGAGCATGATGATGCCGGCCAGCAACTGGAAAGGGTTAAAGAACTGACCAATAACGTCACGCCACCGGAGAAAGCCTGCACCACCTGGCGCGCACTGTATGCTGGTATTAATGAATTCATTGATGATCTGATGGAGCACATTCATCTGGAAAATAACCAGCTGTTTCCTCGTGCGCTGCGGGGCGAGTAG
- the rpsR gene encoding 30S ribosomal protein S18 codes for MARYFRRRKFCRFTAEGVQEIDYKDIATLKNYITESGKIVPSRITGTRAKYQRQLARAIKRARYLSLLPYTDRHQ; via the coding sequence ATGGCACGTTATTTCCGTCGTCGCAAGTTCTGCCGTTTCACCGCGGAAGGCGTTCAAGAGATTGACTATAAAGACATCGCAACGCTGAAAAACTACATCACTGAAAGTGGTAAAATTGTACCGAGCCGCATCACTGGCACCCGTGCAAAATACCAGCGTCAACTGGCCCGCGCTATCAAGCGTGCGCGCTACCTGTCTTTGTTGCCGTACACTGATCGTCATCAGTAA
- the cysQ gene encoding 3'(2'),5'-bisphosphate nucleotidase CysQ: MLEQICQLAREAGDAIMHVYNGQQPLELEHKKDASPVTAADLAAHRVIARGLAAHFPDVPMLSEEDPQDWAERQHWQRYWLVDPLDGTKEFLSRNGEFTVNIALIEDGKPVLGVVYVPVTGVLYAAAQGQAWKEDRGQRQPIRVRDARPPLVVVSRSHSDKELEDYLRQLGEHQTVSVGSSLKFCLVAEGNAQLYPRFGPTNVWDTAAGHAVALAAGAQVHDWQGNTLSYLPRESFLNPGFRVSLF, translated from the coding sequence ATGTTAGAACAGATCTGTCAGTTGGCGCGTGAAGCCGGTGACGCCATTATGCACGTTTATAACGGTCAGCAGCCGCTGGAGCTGGAGCATAAAAAAGATGCTTCGCCCGTGACTGCCGCTGACCTTGCTGCCCATCGGGTAATCGCACGCGGCCTGGCTGCGCATTTTCCTGATGTGCCGATGTTGTCAGAAGAAGATCCGCAAGACTGGGCTGAACGTCAGCACTGGCAGCGTTACTGGCTGGTTGACCCGCTGGATGGCACCAAGGAGTTTCTGAGCCGCAACGGTGAGTTCACTGTCAATATCGCGTTGATTGAGGATGGCAAGCCGGTACTCGGCGTGGTGTATGTGCCTGTGACCGGGGTGTTATATGCCGCCGCGCAAGGGCAGGCCTGGAAAGAAGATCGCGGCCAGCGCCAGCCGATTCGGGTACGGGATGCCAGGCCACCGCTGGTGGTAGTGAGCCGCTCGCATTCGGATAAGGAGCTGGAGGATTACCTGCGCCAGTTAGGTGAACATCAAACGGTGTCGGTGGGTTCGTCACTGAAATTTTGTCTGGTAGCGGAAGGTAACGCGCAGCTCTATCCGCGCTTTGGGCCGACCAATGTGTGGGATACCGCTGCGGGTCATGCCGTTGCGCTGGCTGCCGGAGCCCAGGTGCACGACTGGCAAGGCAATACGCTGTCTTATCTGCCGCGTGAGTCCTTCCTGAACCCCGGCTTTCGCGTGTCGTTATTCTGA
- the fklB gene encoding FKBP-type peptidyl-prolyl cis-trans isomerase yields the protein MTTPSYDSIEAQASYGIGLQIGQQLQESGLQGLLPDALVAGLTDALSGSAPAVPVDVVHRALREVHERADAVRRERQREQAQEGLRFLEANVGKEGVNSTESGLQFKVLTQGDGAIPARQDRVRVHYTGRLIDGSVFDSSVERGQPAEFPVSGVIPGWIEALTLMPVGSKWELYIPHNLAYGERGAGASIPPFSTLIFEVELLEIL from the coding sequence ATGACAACCCCTTCTTATGACAGCATCGAAGCACAGGCAAGCTACGGCATTGGGCTGCAAATAGGCCAGCAATTGCAGGAATCCGGTTTACAGGGATTACTGCCTGATGCGCTGGTTGCCGGGCTGACGGATGCGCTCAGCGGCAGTGCACCTGCGGTGCCAGTTGATGTGGTGCACCGTGCACTGCGTGAAGTGCATGAGCGGGCGGATGCCGTGCGTCGTGAGCGCCAGCGTGAACAGGCGCAAGAGGGGCTGCGCTTTCTTGAAGCGAATGTGGGCAAAGAAGGCGTCAACAGCACTGAATCCGGTTTACAGTTCAAAGTGTTGACTCAGGGTGACGGGGCTATCCCGGCGCGTCAGGACCGGGTTCGTGTGCACTATACCGGCCGCCTGATTGACGGCAGCGTATTCGACAGCTCCGTCGAGCGTGGTCAGCCTGCGGAATTCCCGGTCAGCGGTGTTATTCCTGGCTGGATTGAAGCGCTGACGCTCATGCCGGTTGGTTCTAAGTGGGAGCTGTATATTCCGCACAATCTGGCTTACGGTGAGCGTGGCGCTGGTGCATCCATTCCACCGTTCAGTACCCTGATTTTTGAAGTGGAATTACTGGAAATTCTGTAA
- a CDS encoding hemolysin family protein gives MLNSLLIILCLIAISAFFSLSEISLAASRKIKLKLMADEGDLNAALVLKFQETPGIFFTVIQIGLNAVAILAGIIGDAAFSPYFEVMFSRFLPEDMLARASFVSSFVLVTSLFILFGDLTPKRMGMIAPEAIAIRIINPMRFCLLVFRPLVWLFNGMANLIFRLFKLPMVRKDDITSDDIYAVVEAGALAGVLRKQEHELIENVFELESRTVPSSMTSRESVVYFDLKESESSIKEKIAHQPHSKFLVCNGTIDQIVGYVDSKDLLNRVLGNQSLELTSGVQIRPALIVPDTLTLSEALESFKAAGEDFAVILNEYALIVGIITLNDVMTTLMGDLVGQGLEEQIVARDESSWLIEGGTPIDDVMRALGIDAFPHSDNYETIGGFMMYTLRKIPKRTDFVRYAGYKFEVVDIDSYKIDQLLVTRLEEKTATSNEPHPDTP, from the coding sequence ATGCTAAACAGTCTGTTAATTATTTTATGCCTTATCGCCATCAGTGCGTTCTTCTCCTTATCTGAAATTTCGCTGGCCGCATCACGCAAGATAAAACTCAAGCTGATGGCCGATGAGGGTGACCTGAATGCTGCGCTGGTGTTGAAATTTCAGGAAACCCCCGGCATTTTCTTCACCGTTATCCAGATTGGCCTCAACGCGGTGGCCATTTTGGCCGGTATCATTGGTGATGCAGCTTTTTCTCCGTATTTCGAGGTGATGTTCTCCCGTTTTCTGCCCGAAGATATGCTGGCCAGAGCCAGTTTTGTCAGTTCTTTCGTGCTCGTGACCAGCCTGTTTATTCTGTTTGGCGACCTGACGCCCAAGCGCATGGGTATGATTGCTCCAGAAGCAATAGCCATTCGGATTATCAACCCCATGCGCTTCTGCCTGCTGGTGTTTCGCCCGCTGGTGTGGCTGTTCAATGGCATGGCAAACCTGATTTTCCGCCTGTTTAAGCTGCCAATGGTACGTAAAGATGACATCACCTCAGATGACATTTACGCCGTGGTGGAAGCCGGAGCACTGGCCGGTGTCTTGCGTAAGCAGGAGCATGAATTGATTGAAAACGTGTTTGAGCTCGAATCACGTACCGTGCCATCGTCCATGACATCGCGTGAAAGTGTGGTTTACTTTGATCTCAAGGAGAGTGAGAGCAGCATTAAGGAAAAAATCGCGCACCAGCCGCATTCCAAATTTCTGGTCTGCAATGGTACCATCGATCAGATTGTCGGTTATGTCGATTCCAAAGACTTGCTCAATCGGGTATTGGGCAACCAGAGCCTTGAGTTAACCAGCGGGGTGCAAATTCGCCCGGCGTTGATAGTGCCTGATACCCTGACGCTTTCCGAAGCGCTGGAGAGCTTCAAAGCCGCAGGTGAAGACTTTGCGGTCATCCTAAACGAGTATGCATTGATAGTCGGGATAATCACGCTAAATGATGTGATGACCACGCTGATGGGTGACCTGGTCGGCCAGGGGCTGGAAGAGCAAATTGTGGCCCGTGATGAAAGCTCGTGGCTGATTGAAGGCGGCACGCCAATCGACGATGTTATGCGCGCACTGGGTATCGATGCGTTTCCGCATTCCGATAATTACGAAACCATCGGCGGCTTTATGATGTATACGCTGCGCAAAATTCCTAAACGTACCGATTTTGTGCGCTATGCCGGATATAAGTTCGAAGTGGTGGATATCGACAGCTATAAAATAGACCAGTTACTGGTCACCCGGCTGGAAGAAAAAACGGCGACCAGCAACGAGCCTCATCCCGACACTCCCTAA
- the rplI gene encoding 50S ribosomal protein L9 translates to MQVILLDKVANLGSLGDQVNVKAGYARNFLVPQGKAVPATKKNVEFFEARRAELEAKLADVLVAAEARAEKINALASVTIASKAGDEGKLFGSIGTRDIADAVTAAGVEVAKSEVRLPNGVLRTLGEHEVSFQVHSDVFAKLNVVVVAE, encoded by the coding sequence ATGCAAGTTATTCTGCTGGATAAAGTAGCAAATCTGGGCAGCCTGGGTGATCAGGTTAACGTTAAAGCGGGCTACGCTCGTAACTTCCTGGTTCCGCAGGGCAAAGCTGTGCCGGCAACCAAGAAAAACGTTGAGTTCTTCGAAGCCCGTCGCGCTGAACTGGAAGCTAAACTGGCTGACGTTCTGGTTGCTGCTGAAGCTCGCGCTGAGAAAATTAACGCGCTGGCTTCCGTGACCATCGCTTCTAAAGCGGGTGACGAAGGTAAACTGTTCGGTTCTATCGGTACTCGTGACATCGCTGATGCGGTGACTGCGGCCGGTGTTGAAGTAGCAAAAAGTGAAGTTCGCCTGCCGAACGGCGTTCTGCGCACGCTGGGTGAGCACGAAGTGAGCTTCCAGGTGCACAGCGATGTATTCGCTAAGCTGAATGTTGTTGTTGTTGCTGAGTAA
- a CDS encoding DUF1107 domain-containing protein, translating into MRIFERYNPLKVAKYVKILFRGRLYIKGVGAFEFDQGRILLPKTQDKQHLVVMSEINRQVLKLQADWG; encoded by the coding sequence ATGAGGATCTTCGAACGCTATAATCCCCTGAAGGTTGCCAAATACGTGAAGATTTTGTTTCGTGGCAGACTCTATATTAAAGGGGTTGGCGCTTTTGAGTTCGATCAGGGGCGAATCCTGCTGCCGAAGACGCAGGATAAACAGCATCTGGTGGTGATGTCCGAGATTAACCGTCAGGTGTTGAAATTACAGGCAGACTGGGGCTGA
- a CDS encoding DUF2502 domain-containing protein, with protein sequence MIKPLLLGAIMTGMLLSAMPAAQANSLSLALPGVYLHIGDRDERGYVWDGNRWCDPESWYGRRHHARPVYYYSPPPPRVVVVEPPPPVYIVPGGPRGPRGPGPGWGHHHGGPRW encoded by the coding sequence ATGATTAAGCCACTTTTATTGGGTGCCATTATGACGGGGATGTTGCTCTCAGCCATGCCTGCGGCACAGGCGAATAGCCTGAGTCTGGCCCTGCCGGGGGTGTATTTGCACATCGGCGATCGCGATGAGCGTGGCTATGTTTGGGATGGCAATCGCTGGTGTGACCCAGAGAGCTGGTACGGTCGTCGGCACCATGCCCGCCCGGTGTATTACTACTCACCGCCGCCGCCTCGCGTTGTGGTTGTTGAGCCACCACCGCCGGTATATATCGTGCCTGGTGGCCCTCGTGGCCCTCGTGGCCCAGGGCCTGGCTGGGGTCATCATCACGGTGGCCCGCGTTGGTAA
- a CDS encoding bifunctional 2',3'-cyclic-nucleotide 2'-phosphodiesterase/3'-nucleotidase yields MKHKLALSLLAIATASAVQAATVDLRVLETTDLHSNMMDYDYYKDSPTDKFGLVRTASLIQAARQQVINSVLVDNGDIIQGSPLGDYVAAKGLQKGEIHPVYLAMNTLDYAVGNIGNHEFNYGLDYLHNALAGAHFPYINANVLDVKTGKPLFKPYLIENKTVKDRDGKSHTLRIGYIGFVPPQIMVWDKANLSGKVTVTDITETAKKWVPELRKQGADVVIAIAHSGLSAEPYKAMAENSVYYLSQVPGIDAIMFGHAHAVFPSKDFAAIKGADIAQGTLNGIAAVMPGQWGDHLGVVDLVVDNASGSWQVTHGSAQARPIYDKAQKTSLAAEDAQLTHVLSDAHQKTREFVSKPIGQATDNMYSYLSLIQDDPTVQIVNNAQKAYVEHFIQGDPDLANLPVLSAAAPFKAGGRKNDPASYVEVEKGQLTFRHAADLYLYPNTLVVVKVKGEQVQEWLECSAGQFNQIDPHKREAQSLINWDGFRTYNFDVIDGVNYQIDVTQPARYDGECQLINRDAHRIKALTFNGKPIDPNATFLIATNNYRAYGEKFAGTGEKHIAFASPDENRSVLAAYISAETKKTGAVKPSADNNWRLAAITSDTPLDIRVETSPSLKAAAFIKEKAQYPLTLVGNDDIGFAVYRLDLQQH; encoded by the coding sequence ATGAAGCACAAGCTGGCGTTAAGCCTGCTGGCGATAGCCACCGCTAGCGCCGTTCAGGCAGCCACCGTTGATTTACGGGTGCTGGAAACCACTGACCTGCACAGTAACATGATGGACTATGACTACTATAAAGACAGTCCAACCGACAAATTCGGACTGGTTCGCACCGCCAGCCTGATTCAGGCCGCCCGCCAGCAGGTGATTAACAGTGTACTGGTCGATAACGGTGACATTATTCAGGGCAGCCCACTGGGTGATTATGTCGCCGCGAAGGGTTTACAGAAAGGGGAAATTCACCCGGTCTATCTGGCGATGAACACGCTGGATTATGCCGTCGGCAATATCGGCAACCATGAATTCAACTATGGGCTGGATTATCTGCATAACGCACTGGCTGGAGCCCACTTCCCGTATATCAATGCCAACGTGCTGGATGTAAAAACCGGCAAACCGCTATTCAAACCCTATCTGATTGAAAACAAAACCGTCAAAGACCGGGATGGCAAGTCTCACACGCTGCGCATTGGCTATATCGGCTTTGTGCCGCCACAAATCATGGTGTGGGACAAAGCCAACCTGAGCGGTAAAGTCACCGTCACAGATATCACTGAAACGGCGAAAAAATGGGTGCCTGAGCTGCGAAAACAGGGCGCGGATGTGGTGATAGCCATCGCGCACTCGGGGCTTTCTGCCGAGCCTTATAAAGCGATGGCAGAAAACTCGGTGTATTACTTAAGCCAGGTTCCCGGTATTGACGCCATCATGTTCGGCCATGCTCACGCCGTTTTCCCCAGCAAAGATTTCGCCGCCATCAAAGGCGCTGATATTGCTCAGGGGACGCTTAACGGTATTGCGGCAGTGATGCCCGGCCAATGGGGCGATCACCTTGGCGTGGTCGATCTGGTGGTGGATAACGCCAGCGGCTCGTGGCAAGTGACGCACGGCAGCGCGCAAGCCCGCCCTATCTACGACAAGGCACAAAAAACATCGCTGGCGGCAGAAGACGCGCAATTAACCCATGTATTGTCTGATGCGCATCAGAAAACCCGTGAGTTTGTCAGCAAACCGATCGGCCAGGCAACGGATAACATGTACAGCTACCTGTCGTTGATTCAGGATGACCCGACGGTACAAATCGTCAACAACGCGCAGAAAGCCTACGTTGAACATTTCATTCAGGGCGACCCGGATTTGGCCAACCTGCCGGTGCTTTCAGCCGCCGCGCCGTTTAAAGCCGGTGGCCGTAAAAACGACCCGGCCAGCTATGTGGAAGTCGAAAAAGGCCAACTGACGTTTCGTCACGCCGCCGACCTCTATCTCTACCCGAATACGTTGGTGGTGGTGAAGGTGAAAGGCGAACAGGTGCAAGAGTGGCTGGAATGTTCTGCCGGGCAGTTCAACCAGATAGACCCGCACAAACGTGAAGCACAATCCCTGATCAACTGGGACGGCTTTCGTACCTATAACTTTGACGTGATTGATGGCGTTAATTACCAAATTGATGTGACGCAACCAGCGCGTTATGACGGCGAATGCCAGTTAATTAACCGTGATGCACACCGCATTAAGGCGTTGACGTTTAACGGTAAACCGATTGACCCCAACGCCACATTCCTGATTGCCACCAATAATTACCGCGCCTACGGCGAAAAATTTGCCGGCACCGGTGAAAAGCACATAGCATTCGCCTCACCGGATGAAAACCGCTCTGTACTGGCGGCTTACATCAGTGCTGAGACGAAAAAGACCGGCGCGGTTAAACCGTCTGCGGATAACAACTGGCGGCTCGCGGCTATCACCAGCGACACCCCGCTGGACATCCGGGTAGAAACCTCGCCATCGCTCAAAGCGGCTGCGTTTATCAAAGAAAAAGCGCAATACCCACTCACGTTAGTGGGTAATGACGACATCGGTTTTGCCGTCTACCGACTGGATTTGCAGCAGCACTAA
- the priB gene encoding primosomal replication protein N → MVATNRLELSGTVCKTPVRKVSPSGIPHCQFVLEHRSVQEEAGLRRQAWCRMPVIVSGHSSQAVTHSITVGMQLRVQGFISCHQGRNGLSKLVLHAEQIELIDSGD, encoded by the coding sequence GTGGTGGCGACCAATCGGCTGGAGCTGTCTGGCACCGTGTGCAAGACGCCGGTTCGAAAGGTGAGTCCGTCAGGTATTCCACACTGCCAGTTTGTGCTTGAGCACCGCTCAGTGCAGGAGGAAGCCGGACTACGCCGACAAGCCTGGTGCAGAATGCCCGTGATTGTCAGCGGACACTCGTCACAAGCAGTTACCCACAGTATAACGGTCGGTATGCAACTCAGGGTTCAGGGGTTCATCAGTTGCCACCAAGGGCGCAATGGCCTCAGTAAATTGGTGCTGCATGCCGAGCAGATTGAATTGATTGATTCTGGAGACTAG
- the rpsF gene encoding 30S ribosomal protein S6: MRHYEIVFMVHPDQSEQVPGMIERYTGAITAAEGKIHRLEDWGRRQLAYPINKLHKAHYVLLNVEAPQEVIDELETNFRFNDAVIRSMVMRVKHAVTEASPMVKAKDERRERRDEYAEADDDAEVGDSEE, from the coding sequence ATGCGTCATTACGAAATCGTTTTTATGGTTCATCCTGACCAGAGCGAACAGGTTCCGGGCATGATCGAGCGTTATACCGGTGCTATCACAGCAGCGGAAGGCAAGATCCACCGTCTGGAAGACTGGGGCCGCCGTCAGCTGGCTTACCCGATCAACAAACTGCACAAAGCTCACTACGTTCTGCTGAACGTCGAAGCCCCGCAGGAAGTGATCGATGAGCTGGAAACTAACTTCCGCTTCAACGACGCCGTTATCCGCAGCATGGTTATGCGCGTTAAGCACGCGGTAACTGAAGCATCTCCGATGGTGAAAGCGAAAGACGAACGCCGTGAGCGTCGTGACGAATACGCTGAAGCTGATGATGATGCTGAAGTTGGGGATTCTGAAGAGTAA